Genomic DNA from Thermopolyspora flexuosa:
GCGTTGGGGCGGACGGCCTCGCTGGGACTGATCGTGCCGGACATCGCCAACCCGTTCTTCGCGCCGTTCGCGAAGGTGGTTCAGGCGCGGGTGCGGGAGGCGAACTACGCGCTCTTCCTCGCCGACACCGACGAGAACCCGTCGACCGAGGTCGAGCTCGCCCTGGCGATGTCGCAGCAGGTGGACGGGCTGATCCTGTGCTCGCCGCGGATGCCCGGCCGCAAACTGCGGACGATCGCCGCCAGGACGCCGGTCGTGGTGGCGAACCGGCTGAGCCGGAGCGCGCCGTCGATCGCGCTCGACTACGGGCCGGGCATCCAGCAGGCCGTGGCGCACGTGCACGCGCTCGGCCACCGGCGGTGCGCGTTCCTGGCCGGGCCGGGCGGCTCCTGGTCGAACCGGCAGCGGTTGCGGACGTTCAGGGCGCAGTGCGAGTCGTACGGCATCGAGCTGGTGGTGCTCGGGCCGTACGAGCCGGTGTTCAGCGGCGGCTATCGGGGGGCCGACGAAGCGCTGGCGGCCCGGGTCACGGCGATCTTCGCCTACAACGACATGGTCGCGCTCGGCGTCATGTCGCGGCTGGCGGACCGCGGTGTCCGGGTGCCCGACGAGGTGAGCGTCGTCGGGTTCGACGACATCGAGGTGGCGTCGATGACCTCACCACCGCTCACCACCGTGGCGATTCCCGTCGAAGCGGTGGCCAGGGCCTCCGCGGCCCTGCTGCTCTCCCTGCTGGCCGAGACCACTCCCCAGCGGCCGGCGGCGCAGGAGCTGGCGACGCGCCTCGTGATCCGGAACACCACCGGAGTGCCAAAGGAGGACCGAACATGAAACCCCCCCGCCTGTCCCTCC
This window encodes:
- a CDS encoding LacI family DNA-binding transcriptional regulator, with protein sequence MTEVPEASRPVTIHMVAASAGVSASTVSRALNFPELVKPGTRERVLETVERLGYQPNRAARSLALGRTASLGLIVPDIANPFFAPFAKVVQARVREANYALFLADTDENPSTEVELALAMSQQVDGLILCSPRMPGRKLRTIAARTPVVVANRLSRSAPSIALDYGPGIQQAVAHVHALGHRRCAFLAGPGGSWSNRQRLRTFRAQCESYGIELVVLGPYEPVFSGGYRGADEALAARVTAIFAYNDMVALGVMSRLADRGVRVPDEVSVVGFDDIEVASMTSPPLTTVAIPVEAVARASAALLLSLLAETTPQRPAAQELATRLVIRNTTGVPKEDRT